One window of Quercus robur chromosome 12, dhQueRobu3.1, whole genome shotgun sequence genomic DNA carries:
- the LOC126708536 gene encoding uncharacterized protein LOC126708536: MVDDVINGLENMKLTTEEEEVIEISDEGIKDEIESCTQSLIGKFLTCKSVNKRAAISMLKKAWGLEDRVQFVEVGSNLLQFKFQEKFDMERILRSGPWTFDNQALLLTRWRKGMTVRNVKFDSISMWVQIWDAPFDMTSPMVAKAVGSKIGIVEEVEKKLKHEA; the protein is encoded by the coding sequence ATGGTAGACGACGTGATAAACGGTTTGGAAAACATGAAATTAACTACAGAAGAGGAAGAAGTGATAGAGATTTCAGATGAGGGAATAAAGGACGAGATAGAGAGTTGCACCCAGAGCTTGATAGGAAAATTTCTAACGTGCAAATCCGTTAACAAAAGGGCGGCTATCTCCATGCTGAAGAAGGCCTGGGGACTTGAGGATCGAGTTCAGTTCGTGGAGGTGGGTTCAAATCTTCTCCAATTCAAATTCCAAGAAAAGTTTGATATGGAGAGGATACTCAGAAGTGGGCCTTGGACTTTTGATAACCAGGCACTCTTGCTAACTAGATGGAGGAAGGGTATGACGGTGAGGAATGTGAAGTTTGACTCGATCTCTATGTGGGTCCAAATATGGGATGCCCCGTTTGATATGACATCTCCCATGGTGGCTAAAGCGGTGGGGAGTAAAATAGGTATAGTGGAAGAGGTTGAGAAGAAGTTGAAACATGAAGCCTAG
- the LOC126709506 gene encoding uncharacterized protein LOC126709506, with protein MVLWEITLGTAYFLGLKRTYRLALKIQRKVVSPKHPKIRQFLHRRTHAVFDVALKVHHNIQERDIEVGRNLGNWILRWLDRMKPSAQIRGPSPGNPPNGASSSLSMTKQVNASNLKPPGGSQISRNQDSARHLFTSARNIWPKPFTSISMMMRSPKTAGSMTQYRHFSGPEMLRSSYMRSWTEGLRTDIRQWMIHN; from the exons ATGGTGCTTTGGGAGATCACGTTGGGGACTGCGTATTTCTTGGGACTCAAGCGAACCTACAGGCTCGCTCTCAAGATTCAGCGCAAGGTTGTTAGCCCTAAACACCCCAAGATCCGCCAATTTCTTCACAG ACGAACACATGCCGTATTTGATGTAGCACTCAAGGTTCATCATAACATACAAGAGAGGGACATAGAAGTTGGTCGGAATCTTGGTAACTGGATTCTGCGATGGCTTGACCGTATGAAACCATCAGCTCAGATTCGCGGTCCCTCTCCTGGAAATCCTCCCAATGGTGCTAGCTCAAGCTTGAGCATGACAAAGCAGGTAAATGCCTCCAATCTGAAACCTCCTGGGGGTTCTCAAATATCCAGAAATCAGGATTCTGCTAGGCATCTTTTTACCTCAGCGAGAAATATTTGGCCTAAGCCTTTCACATCCATTTCAATGATGATGCGATCACCAAAGACTGCTGGGAGTATGACCCAGTATAGACATTTCTCTGGGCCAGAAATGTTGAGATCAAGTTACATGAGAAGTTGGACAGAAGGTCTCCGGACGGACATAAGGCAGTGGATGATACACAACTAA
- the LOC126709759 gene encoding coumaroyl-CoA:anthocyanidin 3-O-glucoside-6''-O-coumaroyltransferase 1-like: MAQPNSVKVLEICQIGPPPKSVPTTYLPLTFFDIPWLLCRPMQRLFFYELPYPTDHFKQTILPILKHSLSLTFQHFFPLASNLICPPQPLKPHILYTDGDSALLTITECLGDFDHIVANYPRDARDLHPFVPQLNPARVLPDNTRVVPLMALQLTVYPNSGICIGLTFCHVAADGRAFHHFMKSWASICRKIIMGDLDCTDSNSTLLPFHNREVIKDPNGLEPNFLEEWWNWASTWKEDTRLINDVLADKVRATFVLGQAHIKRLKHMITSQCMEKELEPLHISTFVVTCALIWVYLIKSQDSPVSKFSDIDNDELYYFNFVADCRNRLEFPVPSTYFGNCLAICFVSLKRCELVGENGIFSAVKAIGNKVRELESGALEGAEKWLLDWKEISELGHFVTVAGSPRLGVYETDFGWGRPKKSEVVQIDVSGAISLAECGDEDGAIEVGLALSRENMDNFNAIFQHNLNLL; this comes from the coding sequence ATGGCTCAACCCAACAGTGTAAAGGTCTTAGAGATATGCCAGATTGGTCCACCACCCAAATCAGTGCCTACCACCTATCTTCCGCTCACTTTCTTCGACATACCATGGCTTCTCTGCCGCCCCATGCAGCGCCTTTTCTTCTATGAACTCCCTTACCCTACCGACCATTTCAAACAGACCATCCTTCCCATTCTCAaacactctctctccctcacttTCCAACACTTCTTTCCCTTGGCTTCCAATCTTATATGCCCCCCACAACCCCTCAAACCCCATATCCTCTACACCGATGGAGACTCAGCCCTGTTGACCATCACCGAGTGTTTGGGCGATTTCGACCACATCGTAGCTAATTATCCACGAGATGCCAGAGATTTACACCCCTTTGTGCCACAATTGAACCCAGCACGTGTGTTGCCTGATAACACACGTGTGGTCCCTCTCATGGCCTTGCAACTCACTGTTTATCCAAATTCAGGCATTTGTATTGGTCTCACGTTTTGCCACGTGGCAGCTGATGGAAGAGCATTCCACCATTTCATGAAATCATGGGCGTCCATTTGCAGGAAGATAATTATGGGAGACTTGGATTGCACTGACAGCAACAGCACGTTACTCCCATTTCACAATAGGGAGGTAATCAAAGACCCGAATGGACTTGAGCCCAATTTCTTAGAGGAGTGGTGGAATTGGGCTTCAACATGGAAAGAGGATACACGTCTCATCAATGACGTTCTTGCTGATAAAGTCCGGGCCACATTTGTTTTGGGTCAAGCCCATATTAAGAGACTAAAGCACATGATCACAAGTCAATGCATGGAGAAGGAGTTAGAGCCATTGCACATATCAACATTTGTGGTAACATGTGCTCTCATTTGGGTGTATTTGATCAAATCTCAAGACAGTCCGGTAAGTAAATTTTCGGATATTGATAATGATGAGCTCTACTACTTTAATTTTGTAGCAGATTGTCGTAACCGGCTTGAATTTCCAGTACCTTCCACATATTTTGGAAATTGCCTAGCAATATGTTTTGTATCGCTTAAGAGGTGCGAGCTAGTTGGAGAAAATGGGATTTTCTCTGCTGTGAAAGCTATTGGAAACAAAGTTCGGGAATTGGAGAGTGGAGCTTTGGAAGGGGCTGAGAAATGGTTGTTAGATTGGAAAGAAATATCGGAATTGGGTCATTTTGTCACAGTTGCAGGCTCACCAAGATTAGGTGTTTATGAGACAGATTTTGGGTGGGGGAGACCCAAAAAGAGTGAAGTGGTACAAATTGATGTTTCGGGGGCTATATCTCTTGCTGAATGTGGTGATGAGGATGGTGCGATTGAGGTTGGTTTGGCACTTAGTAGGGAAAATATGGATAATTTCAATGCCATCTTTCAACATAACTTGAATCTATTATGA
- the LOC126710181 gene encoding wall-associated receptor kinase-like 22 → MESFSFYTLSIVLFLCMFYQSSHCQQTYPKDLDISCTGNPSLSRGYFCNGTLQSCKSYVTYRSQPYYNTFDRIASLLGSEASTIASINKLSNIADEIPSDKLIIAPISCSCTAAVYQHFAPYRPVSGDTFLQIVNRTYQGLSACQAMMGLNYYDANNIPDDVELMVPVRCACPSETQTSNGVISLLAYMVTTGDSVSSIAELFGVNVQSILQANMLSQDSRIYPFTPILVPLESKTCATDPASFFCDCPNGYAADRVSCKPDPKKFPVKWIALLGIGIGMGFLCLFLLGYKLYQFLKKKKYRIHKEKLFNQNGGLLLQEKLSSYGGSEKAKIFTAEELQRATDNYNESRFLGQGGFGTVYKGMLPDGNIVAVKKSKAINESHIEQFINEVVILSQINHRNIVKLIGCCLETEYPLLVYEFIPNGTLSQHIHQRDLELSLSWEHLIRIACEVAGAVAYMHCATSIPILHRDIKSSNILLDDKYAAKVSDFGTSKVVPDDKTHFTTEVKGTFGYLDPEYFQSSQFNEKSDVYSFGVVLVELLTGEKPISFERDEEERNLVAHFIALTKENRLHQILQPQVAREASREDIDAIAYLSVKCLRLNGKKRPTMKEVSMELEALRKSQKCIEIFQEPHLLRDKESFMDITRESQDSVEETIISSLEMKSASILTSA, encoded by the exons ATGGAGAGCTTTTCGTTCTACACTCTCTCAATAGTCCTGTTTCTTTGTATGTTTTATCAATCATCACATTGCCAACAAACTTACCCTAAAGATTTAGACATCAGCTGCACGGGAAATCCTTCTTTATCAAGAGGGTACTTTTGCAATGGCACTCTACAGTCATGCAAATCCTATGTAACCTACAGGTCCCAACCATATTATAACACTTTTGACAGAATCGCCTCTTTGCTTGGCTCTGAAGCCTCCACCATAGCTTCAATAAACAAACTCTCAAATATTGCTGACGAAATTCCCTCCGATAAGTTGATTATAGCTCCAATTTCTTGCTCATGTACTGCTGCTGTGTACCAGCACTTTGCTCCTTACCGTCCCGTGTCAGGAGATACATTTCTTCAAATAGTCAATAGGACTTATCAAGGCCTTTCCGCTTGCCAGGCAATGATGGGCCTGAACTACTACGATGCAAATAATATTCCGGACGACGTGGAGCTGATGGTTCCAGTGAGATGTGCATGTCCAAGTGAGACTCAGACTTCGAATGGGGTCATCTCTTTGCTGGCTTATATGGTGACAACGGGTGATTCAGTTTCATCAATCGCAGAGCTTTTTGGGGTGAATGTGCAGAGCATATTACAGGCAAACATGTTGTCACAGGATAGCCGTATCTATCCATTTACACCCATTCTGGTTCCTCTAGAAAGCAAAACTTGCGCTACAGATCCGGCTAGTTTCTTTTGTGACTGTCCTAATGGCTATGCTGCAGATCGTGTCAGCTGCAAGCCTGATCCTAAAAAGTTTCCGGTCAAATGGATTGCTCTGTTag GTATTGGGATTGGCATGGGATTCTTGTGCCTGTTTCTCTTGGGCTACAAGTTATATCAgttcctaaagaaaaaaaaatatagaatccATAAGGAAAAACTGTTCAATCAAAACGGTGGCCTCTTGTTACAAGAAAAATTGTCATCTTATGGAGGTAGTGAGAAAGCAAAGATATTCACTGCAGAGGAACTGCAAAGAGCAACAGACAACTACAATGAAAGCAGATTTCTTGGTCAGGGAGGCTTTGGAACAGTTTATAAAGGAATGTTACCTGATGGCAACATAGTTGCAGTTAAAAAGTCGAAAGCAATCAATGAAAGTCACATTGAGCAATTCATTAATGAAGTTGTCATTCTTTCCCAAATCAATCATAGAAACATTGTCAAATTAATAGGTTGTTGTTTGGAGACCGAGTATCCACTACTTGTTTATGAATTTATTCCTAATGGAACCCTTTCCCAACATATCCATCAACGAGACCTTGAATTATCACTTTCATGGGAGCACCTCATTAGAATTGCATGTGAAGTTGCTGGAGCAGTAGCATATATGCATTGTGCAACTTCAATCCCCATCCTTCATAGAGACATCAAATCATCCAACATTCTCTTGGATGATAAGTATGCTGCCAAAGTGTCTGACTTTGGCACATCAAAGGTGGTCCCAGATGATAAAACTCACTTTACTACAGAAGTAAAAGGAACCTTTGGCTACTTGGACCCAGAGTACTTCCAATCAAGTCAATTCAATGAGAAGAGTGATGTATATAGCTTTGGAGTTGTGCTTGTAGAGCTCCTCACTGGAGAAAAGCCAATTTCTTTTGAGAGagatgaagaagagagaaatcTGGTTGCACACTTCATTGCATTGACAAAGGAGAATAGACTGCATCAGATTTTACAACCTCAAGTCGCTAGAGAAGCAAGTAGAGAGGATATTGATGCTATTGCATATCTGTCAGTGAAGTGTTTGAGATTAAATGGGAAAAAGCGGCCTACAATGAAAGAGGTTTCGATGGAGTTGGAAGCTTTGAGAAAATCTCAAAAATGCATAGAGATTTTCCAAGAGCCTCATTTATTGAGAGATAAAGAGTCATTCATGGACATCACAAGGGAAAGCCAAGACTCTGTGGAGGAAACGATCATCTCTTCCCTGGAAATGAAGTCTGCATCAATCTTAACATCAGCTTGA